Part of the Coffea eugenioides isolate CCC68of unplaced genomic scaffold, Ceug_1.0 ScVebR1_1946;HRSCAF=2888, whole genome shotgun sequence genome is shown below.
TGTCCATAGAAGTTGGACTTGAATTTCAAGTTCTGCAGGAAAAACTCGATAACTCGAGTAAGATGCCTCTTTAGGAAAATTAGCCCTTCATCCATTTCACGTGAACCCGGTATTTCTGGAGGATCTTGGTCGTCATTGGAACCTTGGGGTCTAGCCACCAACTCAGTTAAGGATTCCCTGTGAACATAAATCAGGTCAATGTGATGAATTATGTACTTAGTTAAGGGGTGAATTCCTCCTCCAGGTAATGGCCTTGTCGAAAGCTCACGAAGAACGTGTTTCTCTGTAACAGAAAGGAGGTTTGCCATTTGCTGTTTCAGTCGGAGCATAATGTTAGTGGCAAAATTGCAGATGGTTTTCGCTAGGCATACATCTTGGTCCAAATATGCCATCAGATGTGGAATTAGATTGGTTAGTTCATGATATAAGGGCAACAAAATGTCTGGTCTCTGGGGCAATCGGCCCCTGGCTAATAGAGAGTCTGGAAACTCAAGCAACTCAGCAGCAGTCCCTTCTATTATGTACACAAAACCGTTAGCAGCAGAATCCTCGAATGATCCCAGATCTCCAAAAATTTGCTCATAGAAACACTTCTCTATTCCAAAAATGGTGCCTACGCAAATCTTGGCTACTTGTATCCACCGTTGGGTTTTCTCACTCAACTCATCCGTGCACATAAAAACACAGACGGTCTCTACCTTCAATTTCTCACGAAGCCTCACATATACCAGGTTGACTACATCCTTTCGATGCTCGGTATACATCTGAACACAATCAGCCAATTCATTTCTGGAGCTCAACGTTGCTGCCAAACACCTAAGCGTTTTTATACCTTCCTCACTAAAGACTGCGTGATGGCCCTCGTAGTCTTCGTAGTGCAATGTGATGGTGGAGCTATCTGTAATGGAAGCTGAAAGATACACTGAATTATTCGAACTCTTCAAGAATTGATCTGCACCTATGGTGTACTTGGGGTTGAATAATACGTCTAGGAAAAGGTGCTTGAGGTGCGAAGACGGGATTTGGGATTTGTTATCACTGTGAATTGGGAGTATATCTTTTGTGGAATTCATACTTGGGCGGGTGAAATCAAGGTCCTAATGTCTCGGTACTGTAATTATGTCTCTTGACTTTGCTAAAAAGGTGCACGAGGGGCTGCGGAAATGCCAGTTCGGAGAAGTGCTTAGGAAATACAAAAATGCGGTTGGAAATTGTCATCAAAAGA
Proteins encoded:
- the LOC113756075 gene encoding exocyst complex component EXO70B1-like; the encoded protein is MNSTKDILPIHSDNKSQIPSSHLKHLFLDVLFNPKYTIGADQFLKSSNNSVYLSASITDSSTITLHYEDYEGHHAVFSEEGIKTLRCLAATLSSRNELADCVQMYTEHRKDVVNLVYVRLREKLKVETVCVFMCTDELSEKTQRWIQVAKICVGTIFGIEKCFYEQIFGDLGSFEDSAANGFVYIIEGTAAELLEFPDSLLARGRLPQRPDILLPLYHELTNLIPHLMAYLDQDVCLAKTICNFATNIMLRLKQQMANLLSVTEKHVLRELSTRPLPGGGIHPLTKYIIHHIDLIYVHRESLTELVARPQGSNDDQDPPEIPGSREMDEGLIFLK